The Ciona intestinalis chromosome 9, KH, whole genome shotgun sequence genome contains the following window.
CCACTATATGCCATGGGCCTCGGAGAAGCCGATTacaattgtgacatcacattGGGAAGACATTAGCTCACGGCTCTATGCAATGAACTTTATACTTAAGATATGTGACCAAGTGGTATGATTCATTTTAGTATAAGTTATTTGACACTAACACTTGGTTGGTTATAGAGAGATAAAATGAACCAGCTTAAAGTGAATGTTGAAAACAAATCTGACCCCATTGATATTGCAGCTGAAATAGTTTCAATTCTGGATATTTTAATCTTGGAAACATcgtaagtttttatattttccaacATTGAAGATATTccagtaaacttgatattgcTTGCcatgtttaataaacatacattCACCAGCAAGAAGCTGCCAAATCCACATGGAAAATCTTCCAATCAACTGGATCGTAAAATCTACCATCAAAGGAAGGGCACACTGCTCACAATCTGCCAAGAAGCCAAGGAACTTCGCCAAAATTGTACAGAAGCTAACGAAGCTATTGAAGCAATAAGTAATTTCTTGGAAATCCTTGAGCAGATTTCTTATGAGGTAAAATGTTATATAGGTTAACAGTTATAACTGTTgacaaagtaaacaaaaactatttttaaataatcactcacaaagttacatgtgtcAACTTATCTTTCAGCCACAAAACAGTCTTCCAGATGTAGTTATATGGATGATATCTGATGACAAGAGAGTTGCCTACGCAAGGTAATGCATTTGTTGTTGGTGTTTATAAGTGATTGATGTTCATGTTGTTAATGTACAGAATACCTGCATATGATGTATTGTATTCACCCGATAAACAGGAGTTCTGTGGAAGGTTTTGTTCGGAGCCACAAACAGTCACTTTGAAGGTATGTTACTGCTTTTACATATGTGAATGTAGTTTATAAGTGGATCTTTGTAATTCATCAGTATCCCACAACAAATGTCAGAAGTAAGAAGCAATACAAAGTACCAGCACAAGTACGGCTGATCGCTTGGTTGGGAAGGGCAGTGGATCAGgatcattttaaattcaactcTAACGGACAGATATCAGTGTTTGCCGAGACAGTGAGTAGAACACCGTTCTATCtttatttgattaaatttacTAAACCACCTTGTTTAGTTTGAAGCAGAAGTGAAAATACCATTAGTCGGCTGGAGCTCGAAGGGATACACAGATATATCAGGAGAGGTGTGACTCTTGACTATAATATGATATGAAATTAACTTTTACTTGCTATGTTGCAGTTACCACTTCCAAAAGATGCATTTAGCTGCCCAACGGATTGGAAATGGGAGGAAGATTGGAAAATAGATTCCATTCATCTACAAGGACATGACGTAACCCAAGGCCACAAGAGTGTGCTAGAGGTAAAGTGTTCTAAACTATacagaaaatgttaaattggaaaataatattccctttttatatgtttaataccATAAgtttatgtgaaaaaaatatttttacttttatgtttataacaccataaacatttttgttcagGATGCATATGAGTATGAGAAGAGAAGCTCTGATATGACCTGGGCCATGGATAAGTTGACAAGCGGTAGACATGGAGATGTTGCTAAGTTGTCTGACCTCAAGATTCCTAAAGGTTGGGAATGGGACAATGAATGGAAAGTGGACACGAACAGGGCGTGTGATGAAGATGGTAAGTAATAGTTAtcatatttttcttgtttaaatttattttcaacatcAACTTGATAAAACATGAAGATTGTTGTTTTAGGATGGGAGTATCGTATAGAAGAAACAATCGTGAATTCTGCTTGGTCTACAATGGAGAAGACATACCATACATCAAGAAGAAGAAGGTTGATAAGACATAGAGTCTGTGTGGATGAGAAGATGTTTAAAAAGGCTgaggtaaaaatgaaacttttttgtaatacatctttaaaatgtataaaaaaaaaaattaaaattatctcaacaactttttatataCTAAGAACTTTCTAAAGATTAAAATTCTCCTTCTGGATATAATTTAGAAAGAAGAACTTCGCTTAGCAGAAGGTTGGGAGTACGCTACAACAATGGGGGGCCAGTTTCATAACATTCCAAGGATGTTGGACCTGGTTAGAAGAAGAAGATGGGTTCGTAGAATGGTAACAACGGGCACAAAACAATCAGCTGCAATATTTAACCTTGATGCTTCAATTGTGGTAAGTATTATTAAACCTATACTtggtaatattaaacaaatgaaatattgAATCGGTTGTTCTAGCAAACATtaagtgaataaaaacattcagCACAAAATGGAATCATAGATTTTGACTTGCAAATAACATATTTCCTGTAACTaagctgtaaaaatatattttagaaaatagatGATTCAAAAACGAAAACAGACTCGGAAAGTGAATCTGTTACGGATTCTGTCAAGACGGAAACCACTGATGTTGAAACAAagggtaaaaaataatttcttaaatataatataaattgtgCGATTATTTTTACACTGGCAGATGAAATAGATGACATGGAGCAATTGAAAGAGGTCCCCGAAGATACAAATTTAGATTCGAAAACTTCTCGAGCAGAAGTTGTTTCAATATTAGAAGCTGATGATAAACCTGGACAACTACCTGAGAAGGAAAaagttcaacaaaaaaaattgaaaaagaaaaagataaaaaaaaagaaatctgGGTTATCTGATATTTTTGGAGTGTCAAGTCTGGGTAGGAATATTCTATAAAATGTTGTAACACAACTTTAAGGGTCTGAATTTAACCACCAAGCAATCTTTAGCCACAGATACATTGAAACCTAAAAGCTCGTCCAAAATTCCTCCCAAAATATACATGGTGTATGAGAAGGTTCATCATTTACATTTAAGAGCATACATCTACCAAGGAAGAGACCTACAACCTATGGACCAAGACAGCTTTTCAGGTAAATGTTAAAatcaaaagttgaaaaaaatataaaatgttttaatatttacaacagATTCAAAGGTGATTGTATCATTCCTGAGTCAAACACTAAAAACAGAAGTTTACAAACACAGTCTGAATCCAACATGGGACCAGACCTTGATGATGGACATGAAATATTATGGAGACTTTGAACACTGGAACAGGAATTGTCCTAACATCTCGATCGAGCTATACGATCAAGATTATATGGTTAGTGTGGATGGTGGTTACAAGATAACTTGCTTAGtcttatgttaaaataatttaattttgtttttaaattaatgaatgaatgagatGTCCTACTACCACtatataagttaccacataagtaactttgtggcaATTGATTTTGtcctgtatgactgacaattcagacaaccaattagtgaccactggatcgGAATAATGAATGGTATAAACgcctaaaatacaaacatgaccACAACGCTAGCAGTTTTACATTGGCTGTGGTTACAATGCAAATGCTATAACGACGCATGCACGGCAGCAGATAATTtcatatattaacaaaaaattctttaattttaccaTTAACGTTAAGTTAACACAGGGTTCCCTGGTGTTTATGGGCCGAACAATCGCCAAACCTGTGTTAAAGTTTCATCCAGAagaaaagaaaacaacaaagttagAATGGTTTAACCTAAAGAAGAACAATCAGAATGTGGGAAGTCTGCTTAGTGCATTTGAAGTAATTCTAGTAAGTTTTGCCATTCATTATTGAATAATGTGTTAGGCaggtttttattataaatttgatttaaaatagaaacaggaataaacagaaattttgttttcacgtaatatttttcatatatttttgttttaaaatagaaacaagaTGACAGGGAAATGCCATTGCCACCACCTCTCAAACCAAACACCGACATTCCAATGGTTCCATGTGGTATTCGACCCGTGCTACAACGAACTGCAGTTGAAATATTAGTGTGGGGAGTTCGGGAAATGAAGTCATTCAAGTTGTTGGCAGTGGATAACCCAAGTGTGATGATTCAAGTACGTTAAGGGTTAATTTGTTTCTGTTTACAAACTGGAGGCAGTGAATGAGTGAATTTATGTTTATCTTATTAAGTATTATATGATAACTCAAGagggcatggggtgtatgaaacaggccAACCATGCTATAAGAACCAAAGTTGTCCtagtttaaataagttaagtAGGTTTATTAAGTATGTAGCAATGTAGTTCTGCTGGTAGCTAATGAGCTATTATCTCATATAGATTGGAGAAGTAGAACTGCGGACAAAAGTTATGAAGAACTTTAAACATAATCCAAACTTTGAAGAGCCAGTGTATTACATTGAAGCAGTAAGTATCCCAACATTGTGTGTTTCTACACTAAGCAAGCTAATACCTTATTACAGAACCTTCCAGTTGAAGATCTCTATTTCCCTCCCATTGTAATAAGGGTGAAGGATCATCGTAAATTTGGAAGCAGACCAACTGTTGGTCAACATATTATTACAGATAATATTAAGTATAGATTGGAACCAACACAAAAAGAATCGGGGAATGATGAAGGATACGGTGGGaaagataaataatattactgtTTTAGGAGAAAGTTGTGATATGAAAGTTAGGGAGTAATTTCTCGTCTCTATATGCAGATGAAATGGAAAACTTATCACATGATGTCGCAATAGAAGTAGAACATCCATCCAACAATTTACAACTGGTAACTAATGGTtgcatgtgtttatatattgttagCTGGTAACAAATACATAATCTATTTCTAACAGGGTTTCCTCTCAAAGTTACCGAGCTTCAGCTCAGAGAAAGTGAGTACGTTGGTTGCCATTTTGTGGATTTTTAGCTTCAAGGTTGCTTATACATAAATGGGAATTAAATTATACAagaaataacttttgtttataaaattttaacaactgcattgttaaaaatattctttaaaataaaagaaaattcgtGATGAGGAAATAGATTGGTGGTCCCGGTTTTATGCTTCTTCTGGTGATACTGGGCTATGTGGAAACTATCTGGAGACTGGTTTAGATTTGATCAAGGTAGGTAACATATCAACAGTATGATCCATTTTTATGCAATGTAGGTTCACAATTTGTTGGGTGCAGCAGacacgctttttaactgaccGTTTTTTCCCAAACCTTTTATTtatagcttgttttaacaaatgttgttttgctgttgattcccttctcttcgttgtttaaataatttaagttttgctaactttttcaaaaagataaatacaGAGTTTAATCACGTTACCACAacatatatttagatataCAAGGATGAACTGGAGAAGCAGGAAGACTTTAATTACTTCAGTGATTTTGTCCAAAAGTTCAGATTATTCCGGGGGAAAGTTGATGAAGACGAAGAGAGGGAGTTTGCTGGCGAGTTCAAGGTGAACATCTTACTAATTAGGTATATAGTAGTTTATGGAttcatcaaataaaaaattcaccAAGACTGTTATAAACTGTGTGTACTTTTAATAAACCACTGTAAATAATATCCATATAAAAGGGATCGTTCCGAATCTACAAAGTGCCCGAAGATTTGCGAGAAGAAAGACCGCCAAGATGTTTCACCAATGTCCCTCCATCACATGCAGTGGTAAGATGTTTAATAGATTTTATGATAGTTGGTTGTTGAACTACTCACTATAGGAAGTCAGGGTGAGAATTTACGTTGTTCGTGCAATGGATTTGGCTCCGAAAGATTCAAACGGTCTGGCAGATCCATATATCAAAATCAAAGT
Protein-coding sequences here:
- the LOC100176612 gene encoding myoferlin isoform X2, encoding MAEDSDEKLDIKQTPKRRLSGLFSLKKEDENVSVVPKSDSEDEGVGNEVEPTKEGNDVSIPTFTPTNTRVDRSALSEKPEDFQIRLKVICGRQLAGSNIKPVVTVKAGKTQTKITRIRKGSAPIWNEMFLFTFKESLKELCDYIFEFTVNNSRNMRSDGLIGTFKLDVGSIYNQPEHAYVKKWLLLTDPDDNSNSTQGYLKITICVLGAGDQPPDETEDIAEEDDVDGNLLTPAGASMRSAYFTLRVYGAEDLPQMDLAFFENIKQKLGLTNDENIAKSLVDPYLKFKFAGKKVKTKVLLKTNHPEWNEELSLSLKFPSMCDTVQLILIDWDRIGADDIIGTVTIPLSRISSTGDGKSGGFLPTFGPSYINFYGSPREFSETGDVLEDLNKGKGDGCAYRGRAMVELVTTMDEEGVEPPPPTQPIADEQVAVMQKHLRRRRYRLVVGFESASLMRKPLEKIEFEVSMGNNGNKFDTEIFAPFSVTHHGNSVFDGVHYHYMPWASEKPITIVTSHWEDISSRLYAMNFILKICDQVRDKMNQLKVNVENKSDPIDIAAEIVSILDILILETSKKLPNPHGKSSNQLDRKIYHQRKGTLLTICQEAKELRQNCTEANEAIEAISNFLEILEQISYEPQNSLPDVVIWMISDDKRVAYARIPAYDVLYSPDKQEFCGRFCSEPQTVTLKYPTTNVRSKKQYKVPAQVRLIAWLGRAVDQDHFKFNSNGQISVFAETFEAEVKIPLVGWSSKGYTDISGELPLPKDAFSCPTDWKWEEDWKIDSIHLQGHDVTQGHKSVLEDAYEYEKRSSDMTWAMDKLTSGRHGDVAKLSDLKIPKGWEWDNEWKVDTNRACDEDGWEYRIEETIVNSAWSTMEKTYHTSRRRRLIRHRVCVDEKMFKKAEKEELRLAEGWEYATTMGGQFHNIPRMLDLVRRRRWVRRMVTTGTKQSAAIFNLDASIVKIDDSKTKTDSESESVTDSVKTETTDVETKDEIDDMEQLKEVPEDTNLDSKTSRAEVVSILEADDKPGQLPEKEKVQQKKLKKKKIKKKKSGLSDIFGVSSLATDTLKPKSSSKIPPKIYMVYEKVHHLHLRAYIYQGRDLQPMDQDSFSDSKVIVSFLSQTLKTEVYKHSLNPTWDQTLMMDMKYYGDFEHWNRNCPNISIELYDQDYMGSLVFMGRTIAKPVLKFHPEEKKTTKLEWFNLKKNNQNVGSLLSAFEKQDDREMPLPPPLKPNTDIPMVPCGIRPVLQRTAVEILVWGVREMKSFKLLAVDNPSVMIQIGEVELRTKVMKNFKHNPNFEEPVYYIEANLPVEDLYFPPIVIRVKDHRKFGSRPTVGQHIITDNIKYRLEPTQKESGNDEGYDEMENLSHDVAIEVEHPSNNLQLGFLSKLPSFSSEKKIRDEEIDWWSRFYASSGDTGLCGNYLETGLDLIKIYKDELEKQEDFNYFSDFVQKFRLFRGKVDEDEEREFAGEFKGSFRIYKVPEDLREERPPRCFTNVPPSHAVEVRVRIYVVRAMDLAPKDSNGLADPYIKIKVNKKRIVDRENYVPNTLYPTFGRMFELDLKLPMEKDLHVEVFDWDLIGSDEKIGETVIDLEDRYLSKYKAWCGLPQTYCNSGHCQWRDQMKPKEWLEQKCREQCWDDPVWNGNTCVMVAGKTYKLEDYERGKKPCENWGPADERLALYVLRSFPHVSEHVETRPLFYDGLPNIEQGRLQMWVDMFPKEFGDPGLPYNIEPRKPSKYFLRMIVWNCTDIPMMDVSILGDKMTDIYLKGWLSGLEGKQQKTDVHYRSLDGSGNFNWRFVFPFDYLPQERMVHVSKKRHLWSLDKTVTKFPPVLNIQVWDNDLFGPNEYISEIVLPLTHAPKCCKFNKTCTLENVPDEQGNCRMDMVNLFEQNSQIKGWWPLYRMVDGVKEQAGKLEMSVEILTSEEEEEKPSGQGRDEPNMHPKLEKPNRPATSFAWFSSPFKSLYYIIWRKYKWFIIGGLVALLFAAFLVMFLYSFPNQLTKKLTKTR
- the LOC100176612 gene encoding myoferlin isoform X1, translated to MAEDSDEKLDIKQTPKRRLSGLFSLKKEDENVSVVPKSDSEDEGVGNEVEPTKEGNDVSIPTFTPTNTRVDRSALSEKPEDFQIRLKVICGRQLAGSNIKPVVTVKAGKTQTKITRIRKGSAPIWNEMFLFTFKESLKELCDYIFEFTVNNSRNMRSDGLIGTFKLDVGSIYNQPEHAYVKKWLLLTDPDDNSNSTQGYLKITICVLGAGDQPPDETEDIAEEDDVDGNLLTPAGASMRSAYFTLRVYGAEDLPQMDLAFFENIKQKLGLTNDENIAKSLVDPYLKFKFAGKKVKTKVLLKTNHPEWNEELSLSLKFPSMCDTVQLILIDWDRIGADDIIGTVTIPLSRISSTGDGKSGGFLPTFGPSYINFYGSPREFSETGDVLEDLNKGKGDGCAYRGRAMVELVTTMDEEGVEPPPPTQPIADEQVAVMQKHLRRRRYRLVVGFESASLMRKPLEKIEFEVSMGNNGNKFDTEIFAPFSVTHHGNSVFDGVHYHYMPWASEKPITIVTSHWEDISSRLYAMNFILKICDQVRDKMNQLKVNVENKSDPIDIAAEIVSILDILILETSKKLPNPHGKSSNQLDRKIYHQRKGTLLTICQEAKELRQNCTEANEAIEAISNFLEILEQISYEPQNSLPDVVIWMISDDKRVAYARIPAYDVLYSPDKQEFCGRFCSEPQTVTLKYPTTNVRSKKQYKVPAQVRLIAWLGRAVDQDHFKFNSNGQISVFAETFEAEVKIPLVGWSSKGYTDISGELPLPKDAFSCPTDWKWEEDWKIDSIHLQGHDVTQGHKSVLEDAYEYEKRSSDMTWAMDKLTSGRHGDVAKLSDLKIPKGWEWDNEWKVDTNRACDEDGWEYRIEETIVNSAWSTMEKTYHTSRRRRLIRHRVCVDEKMFKKAEKEELRLAEGWEYATTMGGQFHNIPRMLDLVRRRRWVRRMVTTGTKQSAAIFNLDASIVKIDDSKTKTDSESESVTDSVKTETTDVETKDEIDDMEQLKEVPEDTNLDSKTSRAEVVSILEADDKPGQLPEKEKVQQKKLKKKKIKKKKSGLSDIFGVSSLATDTLKPKSSSKIPPKIYMVYEKVHHLHLRAYIYQGRDLQPMDQDSFSDSKVIVSFLSQTLKTEVYKHSLNPTWDQTLMMDMKYYGDFEHWNRNCPNISIELYDQDYMGSLVFMGRTIAKPVLKFHPEEKKTTKLEWFNLKKNNQNVGSLLSAFEVILKQDDREMPLPPPLKPNTDIPMVPCGIRPVLQRTAVEILVWGVREMKSFKLLAVDNPSVMIQIGEVELRTKVMKNFKHNPNFEEPVYYIEANLPVEDLYFPPIVIRVKDHRKFGSRPTVGQHIITDNIKYRLEPTQKESGNDEGYDEMENLSHDVAIEVEHPSNNLQLGFLSKLPSFSSEKKIRDEEIDWWSRFYASSGDTGLCGNYLETGLDLIKIYKDELEKQEDFNYFSDFVQKFRLFRGKVDEDEEREFAGEFKGSFRIYKVPEDLREERPPRCFTNVPPSHAVEVRVRIYVVRAMDLAPKDSNGLADPYIKIKVNKKRIVDRENYVPNTLYPTFGRMFELDLKLPMEKDLHVEVFDWDLIGSDEKIGETVIDLEDRYLSKYKAWCGLPQTYCNSGHCQWRDQMKPKEWLEQKCREQCWDDPVWNGNTCVMVAGKTYKLEDYERGKKPCENWGPADERLALYVLRSFPHVSEHVETRPLFYDGLPNIEQGRLQMWVDMFPKEFGDPGLPYNIEPRKPSKYFLRMIVWNCTDIPMMDVSILGDKMTDIYLKGWLSGLEGKQQKTDVHYRSLDGSGNFNWRFVFPFDYLPQERMVHVSKKRHLWSLDKTVTKFPPVLNIQVWDNDLFGPNEYISEIVLPLTHAPKCCKFNKTCTLENVPDEQGNCRMDMVNLFEQNSQIKGWWPLYRMVDGVKEQAGKLEMSVEILTSEEEEEKPSGQGRDEPNMHPKLEKPNRPATSFAWFSSPFKSLYYIIWRKYKWFIIGGLVALLFAAFLVMFLYSFPNQLTKKLTKTR